The Diadema setosum chromosome 1, eeDiaSeto1, whole genome shotgun sequence genome has a window encoding:
- the LOC140236453 gene encoding uncharacterized protein, whose translation MAASGLTENSTSQTKPEQLPSFNHSLGAGSIDTSGSGSSVSSEVLEKSRINVLPHTKSRPSLDASDSSHSSTGSVRVRIKAKYLKERRSPFEKGDITADQPQLPPALPSNLPEGYERGKDTADVYSNGYQASDRRSGIPGSPETSSKVSSSRMQSFSQSTPAENHLKNLNKVSGEASTSDIAPPSKVPFPVNKETYPSTKVKTAAKASGILRQGEVTTAMGAQGAQLGQSLDVRVIQYGGRGKRQQVMSEQLLKRHGNTRPTTRVVQPKLIASNKPTPSQSAGTHPQSDSGSMVTASAAAAAAVAATVPLLKTQSDLESKMSHIMEKLSILEHAGHGPPPQPTWAYPQGLGWGVEGPGAQYRLEELTRLQLEHLEQLQTKQQELQAAMTELSKGNIATSTVTGPSSATGPLAGAQSPNAIIKPSSQSPSRDRQHARREARVASEPSVTAPSEGANPSEVNALVNRGSQMHTIPAAFQPELNQNNLNTVDPPKPAKRVQYTPAVTFHGLSQGREAALSQEDVLAASNVTQGTRSSPLDTPAPRRHAPVPHARGSRTRITHLGKGLLEEILSSHDEDERTIAKRRGEKGTASSPQIGNSFGLRFHRDADKHSSHFGLETRSKWPSQTLPVAEKNDSRHLILNLAVDV comes from the exons ATGGCAGCTTCAGGTCTTACGGAGAATTCAACTTCACAGACCAAGCCAGAGCAACTACCATCATTCAACCATAGCTTGGGTGCTGGGAGCATTGACACTTCAGGTTCAGGAAGTTCTGTTTCAAGTGAGGTGCTTGAAAAGTCCAGAATCAATGTCTTGCCGCATACCAAGTCCAGGCCATCACTGGATGCGTCGGACTCCAGCCATTCAAGCACTGGCTCGGTACGAGTGAGGATCAAGGCGAAGTACCTCAAAGAGAGAAGATCCCCCTTTGAGAAAGGTGACATCACTGCGGATCAGCCTCAGCTGCCACCTGCCCTGCCAAGTAACCTGCCTGAAGGTTATGAGAGAGGGAAGGACACTGCTGATGTCTATAGCAATGGTTATCAAGCTTCAGACCGTCGTTCTGGCATACCGGGATCGCCAGAAACGAGTTCAAAAGTTAGCAGTAGCCGAATGCAGAGTTTCTCCCAATCAACTCCAGCTGAGAATCACTTAAAGAATCTCAACAAAGTTTCTGGAGAAGCTTCGACATCTG ATATTGCGCCTCCTTCAAAAGTTCCTTTTCCAGTAAACAAGGAAACCTATCCTTCCACTAAAGTCAAGACCGCAGCCAAG GCATCAGGCATTCTACGGCAGGGAGAAGTGACCACTGCAATGGGAGCACAGGGTGCTCAGTTGGGTCAGTCCCTTGACGTGAGGGTCATTCAATATGGTGGCAGAGGAAAACGGCAGCAGGTCATGAGCGAGCAGCTTTTAAAAAG GCATGGCAACACAAGACCAACAACGAGGGTCGTCCAGCCCAAGCTGATAGCGAGCAACAAGCCGACCCCATCTCAGTCTGCCGGCACACACCCTCAGAGTGACTCGGGCAGCATGGTGACAGCATCTGCAGCTGCAGCTGCAGCGGTGGCTGCCACAGTCCCACTGCTCAAG ACCCAAAGTGACCTTGAGTCCAAGATGAGCCACATCATGGAAAAGCTGTCCATCCTCGAGCATGCTGGCCATGGGCCGCCTCCCCAGCCCACGTGGGCCTACCCGCAGGGTCTGGGATGGGGGGTTGAGGGCCCAGGAGCGCAGTATCGTCTGGAGGAGCTGACCCGACTGCAGCTTGAACATCTGGAGCAGCTTCAGACGAAGCAGCAAGAACTGCAG gCTGCAATGACAGAACTGTCCAAAGGTAACATTGCCACCAGCACTGTGACTGGACCAAGTTCTGCTACTGGTCCTCTTGCTGGTGCCCAGTCCCCAAATGCCATTATTAAACCATCCTCCCAGAGTCCTTCCAGAGATAGACAACATGCAAGGAGAGAGGCTAGGGTTGCATCAGAACCTTCAGTGACTGCTCCCAGTGAAGGGGCCAATCCAAGTGAGGTGAATGCACTGGTGAACAGGGGTTCACAAATGCATACTATTCCAGCAGCATTTCAACCAGAACTCAATCAGAACAACTTGAACACAGTGGATCCACCGAAGCCAGCCAAGCGTGTCCAGTACACGCCGGCAGTAACCTTTCACGGACTCAGTCAGGGGCGCGAGGCTG CTCTGAGTCAGGAAGATGTCTTGGCAGCAAGCAACGTGACACAGGGAACCCGTTCATCACCTCTGGACACGCCTGCACCTCGTAGGCATGCCCCAGTGCCACATGCCAGGGGGTCCAGGACCAGGATAACACACCTAG gAAAAGGGCTGTTGGAAGAGATTCTGTCGAGTCATGATGAAGATGAGCGGACGATTGCCAAGAGACGGGGAGAGAAAGGAACAGCTTCTTCACCACAGATTGGCAACTCATTTGGCTTAAG